AGCGATTCCACCTATCAGCGCGCACTTGTCGTCGGCCTGCTCAACACATTGCTGGTCGCCGTCTGCGGTATTTTCACCGCCACCATCATCGGCTTTGCAGTCGGGATCGGCCGCCTGTCGCACAACTGGCTGATCGCCAAGCTGTCGCTCGCCTATGTCGAGATCTTCCGCAACATCCCGCCGCTGCTGGTCATCTTCTTCTGGTACAGCGGCGTCCTGGCGATCCTGCCGCAGCCGCGTGAATCGGCAGCACTGCCGCTCAACATGTTCCTCAACAACCGCGGCCTTGCCTTTCCCAAGCCGATCTTTGGCGACGGTTCGCTGTACACGGTTCTAGCCTTTGTCCTCGCGATCGTCGCCAGCTTCCTCCTGTCACGCTATGCGCGCAAGAAGCAGGAGGCCACCGGACAGCGTTTCCCGGTTCTTTGGGCGTCGCTCGGCCTGATCATCGGTCTGCCGTTGTTGGTCTTCCTTGCCACGGGATCGCCTATCACCTTCGACGTCCCCGTCGCCGGCAAATTCAACCTCACCGGCGGCTCGGTCATCGGACCGGAGTTCCTGTCGCTGTTCCTGGCGCTCTCGTTCTACACGGCCGCCTTCATAGCCGAGATCGTGCGTGCCGGCATCCGCGGCGTATCCAAGGGGCAGACGGAAGCCGCGCACGCGCTCGGTGTACGCCCCGGCCTGACGACACGACTGGTGGTGGTTCCGCAAGCGCTCCGGATCATCATTCCGCCGCTCACCAGCCAGTATTTGAACCTTACCAAGAACTCGTCGCTCGCCGTTGCGATCGGTTACGCGGATCTTGTCGCCGTCGGTGGCACAATCCTCAACCAGACAGGACAATCGATCGAGATCGTCACGATCTGGATCGTCGTCTACTTGTCGCTGAGCCTTGCGACGTCGCTGTTCATGAACTGGTTCAATGCCCGCATGGCCCTGGTGGAGAGATAAGATCATGAACACACACCAGGCAACTTTTGTCCGTACCTCAATGATCGAAGGGTCCGCCCCGCCGGTCGCCGAAGGTGGCATCGTCCATTGGCTGCGCGAAAACCTGTTCGCGACGCCAAAGGATGCGGTGCTCACCATCGTCAGCCTGCTTGCGCTTGCGTGGCTCGTGCCTCCGGCCATCCAGTGGCTCTTCATCGACGCCGCCTGGACCGGCGGCGGCCGTGGCGTTTGCGCCACGGTTGCTCAAGGAGGCTCGCAGCCGGATGGCTGGAGCGGTGCGTGCTGGGCCTTCGTCAACGCAAAACTCGACCAATTCGCCTACGGCCGCTACCCGCTAGATGAGCGTTGGAGACCGACGCTGGTCGGCATCCTCTTCGTGCTTTTCCTCATTCCGATGTTGATCCCGAAGGCTCCCTTCAAGGGCATCAACGCCATCCTGCTCTTCGCCGTGCTGCCGATCATTTCCTTGATCCTGCTTCCCGGCGGCTGGTTCGGACTGACCTACGTCGAGACGCCGCTCTGGGGCGGTCTGATGGTGACGCTCATCCTTTCGTTCGTCGGTATTGCCGTGTC
The nucleotide sequence above comes from Ensifer sp. PDNC004. Encoded proteins:
- a CDS encoding amino acid ABC transporter permease, with protein sequence MAIGVTTTPEKSKPSGSIINDPQVRGIFYQVITVVLLGAFVYWVADNTIENLKRANIASGYGFLNGRAGFDVGQSLIAYTSDSTYQRALVVGLLNTLLVAVCGIFTATIIGFAVGIGRLSHNWLIAKLSLAYVEIFRNIPPLLVIFFWYSGVLAILPQPRESAALPLNMFLNNRGLAFPKPIFGDGSLYTVLAFVLAIVASFLLSRYARKKQEATGQRFPVLWASLGLIIGLPLLVFLATGSPITFDVPVAGKFNLTGGSVIGPEFLSLFLALSFYTAAFIAEIVRAGIRGVSKGQTEAAHALGVRPGLTTRLVVVPQALRIIIPPLTSQYLNLTKNSSLAVAIGYADLVAVGGTILNQTGQSIEIVTIWIVVYLSLSLATSLFMNWFNARMALVER